A single region of the Pseudalkalibacillus berkeleyi genome encodes:
- a CDS encoding DNA translocase FtsK: MSKWLKKMMDLILEDEDEKNETQHNEPQSKKSKRKQDQTKTIGRMQDSKRTIEPKMKHQYPKEGNFRFPLIPDEEKNRTRTYRQSQNQQPESNRNRDTEPKETEKENIKRSQSVSSTRTSREATERPKFTGVNFTPSDIPSPIYGFGERPEVFPPQYGDGRQEEFTSYEPGYETLKAIDEEYEEFESENMIEDVKMEYPSEMEDDEQVFSEEEIDLQFAVETHMNDEIEADDDQEIKTIFELEKDENQEESYNSSVSDDEPNEGENTEEDQVTYDEIDTDAVIKAGTEHDEDDGGTYTNENTETDTDTDLDDQIEQPTAEAHPKQETQEEQQQKEMPSEKKKKRNPIGSEQKKSMIPFNVMMLQRDRNSKESNKPNLKSANHTPTQSNTQSQPEQKVERQQETIRQSNQVQVHHENYEFPSAQLLDAELFEPNDDDTWLDDQIDLLQSTLDNFNVKAKVLGATKGPSVTRIEVQPAPGVKVNKITNLSDDIKLSLAAKDIRIEAPIPGKNAIGIEVPNSVSKAVPLREIITHPNFNQNSSPLSVALGLDISGQPVVTDLQKMPHGLIAGATGSGKSVCINSLLISILYKSHPDDVRLLLIDPKMVELAPYNQLPHLVTPVITDAKEATQGLKWAVDEMERRYELFAKSGVRDMERFNKLVKEKGDPDQKLPYIVVVIDELADLMMVSPQEVEDSICRIAQKARACGIHLLLATQRPSVDVITGLIKANIPTRVAFAVSSSVDSRTIIDTNGADKLLGKGDMLFLGNGVSKPVRIQGNFVSDDEIERITDHVKRQRDPDYFFEREELIQSTLELDQSDELFDEACEFVLEQGAASSSSLQRRFRIGYNRAARLIDMMEAKGFVSEAMGSKPRNVLITKAEYFEHSGEEIKR, translated from the coding sequence ATGTCTAAATGGTTGAAAAAAATGATGGACCTCATTCTTGAGGATGAAGATGAAAAGAACGAAACACAACACAATGAACCTCAATCAAAAAAGAGTAAACGAAAGCAAGATCAAACTAAAACAATAGGCAGAATGCAAGATAGTAAACGAACGATTGAGCCTAAAATGAAGCATCAGTATCCGAAAGAAGGGAATTTTCGATTTCCGTTAATCCCAGATGAAGAGAAAAATAGAACTAGAACTTACAGACAAAGTCAAAACCAACAACCTGAAAGTAATCGTAATCGGGATACTGAACCAAAAGAAACAGAAAAAGAGAACATAAAAAGAAGCCAATCAGTCAGCTCAACTCGAACTTCAAGGGAAGCAACTGAACGTCCTAAATTTACTGGTGTCAACTTCACACCATCCGATATACCCTCACCGATTTATGGCTTCGGTGAGCGTCCTGAAGTATTTCCACCCCAGTATGGGGATGGTAGACAAGAAGAGTTCACTAGCTATGAACCGGGTTATGAAACATTAAAAGCAATCGATGAAGAGTATGAGGAATTCGAATCCGAGAATATGATTGAAGATGTAAAGATGGAATATCCATCTGAAATGGAAGACGACGAACAAGTATTTTCTGAAGAGGAAATAGACCTTCAATTTGCAGTTGAAACTCATATGAATGATGAAATAGAAGCTGATGATGATCAAGAAATTAAAACGATTTTCGAGTTAGAGAAAGATGAGAATCAGGAAGAATCGTACAACAGTTCTGTAAGTGATGATGAACCAAACGAAGGTGAAAATACTGAAGAAGATCAAGTTACATACGATGAAATAGATACTGACGCAGTAATCAAAGCAGGTACCGAGCATGATGAAGACGATGGAGGTACCTACACTAATGAGAATACTGAAACTGATACAGATACCGATCTAGACGATCAAATAGAACAACCAACAGCTGAAGCACATCCTAAGCAAGAGACACAAGAAGAACAACAGCAGAAAGAGATGCCATCCGAGAAGAAGAAGAAACGAAATCCGATCGGATCAGAGCAAAAGAAGAGCATGATTCCTTTCAACGTCATGATGTTACAAAGAGACCGTAATTCAAAAGAATCAAATAAGCCCAATCTGAAGTCAGCGAATCATACTCCGACTCAATCGAATACTCAGTCCCAACCTGAGCAAAAGGTTGAGCGCCAACAAGAAACGATAAGGCAGAGTAATCAAGTTCAAGTGCATCATGAGAACTATGAATTCCCTTCTGCACAACTCTTAGATGCTGAACTGTTTGAGCCGAATGATGATGACACATGGCTTGATGATCAAATTGATTTGCTTCAATCCACTCTTGATAATTTTAATGTGAAGGCGAAAGTGCTAGGCGCAACAAAAGGTCCTTCCGTTACGAGAATTGAAGTACAACCAGCACCAGGTGTTAAGGTGAATAAGATTACAAATCTATCTGATGATATTAAACTTAGCTTGGCAGCTAAAGATATTAGAATTGAAGCACCAATACCAGGGAAGAACGCGATTGGTATTGAAGTTCCGAACAGTGTAAGTAAGGCTGTTCCATTACGCGAAATTATTACTCATCCGAACTTTAATCAAAATTCATCACCTTTATCCGTTGCATTAGGACTTGATATTTCTGGACAGCCAGTCGTTACAGACCTTCAGAAAATGCCACATGGCTTAATTGCAGGAGCAACAGGGTCTGGTAAGAGTGTTTGTATTAACTCGCTACTTATTAGTATTTTATATAAGTCACATCCAGATGACGTAAGATTATTATTAATTGATCCGAAAATGGTAGAGTTGGCCCCTTACAATCAACTACCACATCTTGTTACACCTGTTATCACTGATGCCAAGGAAGCTACACAAGGGTTGAAGTGGGCCGTTGATGAAATGGAACGTAGGTATGAATTGTTTGCAAAATCTGGTGTAAGGGATATGGAGCGATTCAATAAACTCGTTAAAGAGAAGGGCGATCCAGATCAAAAGCTACCTTATATCGTTGTCGTCATTGATGAGCTTGCTGATTTAATGATGGTATCCCCACAAGAGGTTGAAGATTCAATTTGTCGTATTGCTCAAAAAGCAAGGGCATGTGGGATTCATTTATTACTTGCAACGCAAAGACCTTCAGTTGATGTTATTACAGGATTAATCAAAGCTAATATTCCAACAAGGGTTGCATTTGCTGTTTCATCTTCAGTTGATTCGAGAACAATCATCGATACGAATGGTGCAGATAAACTTCTTGGTAAAGGTGATATGCTCTTTTTAGGAAATGGTGTATCGAAGCCAGTACGGATTCAAGGGAATTTTGTTTCTGATGATGAGATTGAAAGAATCACAGATCATGTGAAAAGACAAAGAGATCCAGACTATTTCTTTGAAAGAGAAGAGCTGATACAATCTACTCTTGAACTTGATCAAAGTGATGAACTGTTTGATGAAGCATGTGAATTTGTTTTGGAGCAAGGTGCTGCTTCATCCTCATCTCTCCAAAGAAGATTCAGAATCGGCTATAATCGTGCAGCTCGACTCATTGATATGATGGAAGCGAAAGGTTTTGTTTCTGAAGCAATGGGTAGTAAACCTAGGAATGTACTTATAACGAAAGCCGAATACTTTGAACACTCTGGTGAGGAGATTAAGCGTTAA
- the ytpR gene encoding YtpR family tRNA-binding protein yields MNLHYNEKGIGDVLLVTTDAGDVIERNYEKTGDVVKLVDKSDGRTLGFNIFNASTYFDISGQGKIELSESIVNEINAFLKKNNIDETIEYDSRPEFIVGYVESKEKHPDADKLSVCKVNIGDENLQIVCGAPNIDQGQKVVVSRVGAVMPSGMLIKEAELRGVKSSGMICSAKELDLPDAPKEKGILVLEDTYEVGADFFNLNK; encoded by the coding sequence ATTAACTTACACTATAATGAAAAAGGCATTGGAGATGTCCTGCTCGTAACAACAGATGCGGGAGATGTGATTGAGCGGAATTACGAAAAGACCGGAGATGTGGTCAAGCTTGTTGATAAAAGTGATGGTCGTACACTAGGTTTCAACATCTTTAACGCGTCTACGTACTTTGATATTTCTGGTCAAGGAAAGATTGAGCTTTCCGAATCAATAGTAAATGAAATCAACGCCTTTCTAAAAAAGAACAACATTGATGAAACAATTGAATATGATTCGCGTCCAGAATTTATCGTGGGATATGTTGAATCGAAAGAAAAACATCCAGACGCCGATAAGCTTAGTGTTTGCAAGGTGAACATTGGTGATGAGAACTTACAAATTGTTTGCGGTGCGCCTAATATTGATCAAGGCCAAAAGGTTGTTGTTTCAAGAGTTGGAGCTGTAATGCCAAGTGGGATGCTTATTAAAGAAGCAGAATTACGAGGCGTGAAATCATCTGGTATGATTTGCTCAGCAAAAGAGTTGGATTTACCAGATGCACCGAAGGAAAAGGGCATATTAGTTCTTGAAGATACGTATGAGGTAGGGGCTGACTTCTTCAATTTGAACAAGTAG